A genomic stretch from Neodiprion fabricii isolate iyNeoFabr1 chromosome 3, iyNeoFabr1.1, whole genome shotgun sequence includes:
- the LOC124178476 gene encoding ATP-dependent helicase brm isoform X6 yields MASPSPQSSPMPPPQAPSPMGPPQQAPSPSNPQGSPMGPPQHHPHSPTQGYQGGPPMPQQQQPPPQQQGYPPHPQQMPPNMGPQGPGGPGSGPQQGPATPMGPGGPGQMGPNGPQGGPHMGQGGPVQMGPGGPGGMGPGGPGLMGPSGPGQMGPGGPGPMGPGGPGGQMGPSGPGGQMGPGVPSQMGPGGPGPQMGHSGPGQMGPGGPGQMGPGGGPGQHGPGGPGQQMGPAGLGQQMGPGGPGQQMGPVGPGQQMGPGGPGQQMVSGNPGQQMGPGGPSQQMTPAGPGQQMGPGGPVQQMGPGQQMGPSGPGQMGPGGPGQQMGPGQQMGPGGPNQMGPGGPNQMGPGGPNQMGPGGPGQQMGPSGPQGGPHMGPGGPGQMGPGSGQGAPQGGPHIGQGQMGPGGPQGGNQIGPGGPSHMSGPPGSLHMGPTGPGSHIGPGGPGQMTSSSGHSMGPGGPNQMGPSGPSSIPGGPSPMGPGGQGSQIGQNPPGSMGPSSQGQGQMGPSGPGQMGPTGPGQMGPSGPVNQLNQTAPGQMGPGGPPVPGSTSGPVQENLNALQRAIDSMEEKGLQEDPRYSQLLALRARQGNSMGEKQAFSTQQLQQLRVQIMAYRLLARNQPLSQQLALAVQGGAPPPGIGQRPVDQTQGPVTPGPSPQMAGPPVVGPPGPPRPGPQTPQQQQPQQPGAKTNRVTSIAKPAGLDPLLILQERENRVAARISLRMEQLSNLPTNMPEDLRLQAQIELRALRVLNFQRQLRSEIIACTRKDTTLETAVNVKAYKRTKRQGLREARATEKLEKQQKLEAERKRRQKHQEFLSSVLQHGKDFKEFHRNNVAKLARLNKAVLNHHANAEREQKKEQERIEKERMRRLMAEDEEGYRKLIDQKKDKRLAFLLSQTDEYIGNLTEMVKQHKMEQKRKQVEEQKRKKKKKKLQESEGGEDGNGNGDRRVSVTETSTGRKLTGEDALPLSQLPAFLESHPGWEVLDSESEEEDSEDEENEGKFECKDKYKGDSEDDKVKKTLHKAKVEDDEYKTEEQTYYSIAHTVHEVVTEQASIMVNGKLKEYQIKGLEWLVSLFNNNLNGILADEMGLGKTIQTIALVTHLMEKKKVNGPFLIIVPLSTLSNWVLEFEKWAPSVVVVSYKGSPAGRRAIQSQMRATKFNVLLTTYEYVIKDKGVLAKLQWKYMIIDEGHRMKNHHCKLTQVLNTHYLAPHRLLLTGTPLQNKLPELWALLNFLLPSIFKSCSTFEQWFNAPFATTGEKVELNEEETILIIRRLHKVLRPFLLRRLKKEVESQLPDKVEYIIKCDMSGLQKVLYKHMQSKGVLLTDGSEKGKQGKGGAKALMNTIVQLRKLCNHPFMFQAIEEKYCEHVGIQGSTVTGPDLYRASGKFELLDRILPKLKATDHRVLLFCQMTQLMTIMEDYLGWRGFMYLRLDGTTKAEDRGDLLKKFNDPGSEYFLFLLSTRAGGLGLNLQAADTVIIFDSDWNPHQDLQAQDRAHRIGQKNEVRVLRLMTVNSVEERILAAARYKLNMDEKVIQAGMFDQKSTGSERQQFLQSILHQDDADDEEENEVPDDETVNQMIARSEGEFEKFQKLDLERRREEAKLGPNRKSRLLEEAELPDWLVKDDDEVERWTYEEDEERFLGRGSRQRKEVDYTDSLTEKEWLKAIDDDGNEFEEEEEDDKKKKKTRKRRKKGEEDEEPIMKKRRGGSSGTSVDPKLKRSMKKLIAVVVNYTDSTNGRLLSEPFMKLPSRRELPDYYEIIRKPLTINKLRQKIDEGKYSDFDELEKDFMQLCKNAQIYNEEASLIHEDSIVLQSVFTNARQRIEAEGDNSDGDDKGDGDDGSDGDSSVKMKIKFKGKKSGENRGGRRKRVTRKYISDDDEDGEDN; encoded by the exons ggCCCTGGTGGTCCAGGATCAGGACCACAACAAGGTCCAGCTACGCCAATGGGACCTGGTGGCCCAGGACAAATGGGTCCAAATGGTCCGCAGGGTGGACCTCACATGGGTCAAGGCGGTCCTGTGCAAATGGGACCTGGTGGGCCCGGTGGGATGGGTCCGGGAGGTCCGGGCTTGATGGGTCCAAGTGGGCCTGGTCAAATGGGCCCCGGAGGCCCAGGGCCGATGGGTCCCGGAGGACCTGGGGGTCAGATGGGTCCTAGCGGACCGGGAGGTCAAATGGGCCCTGGGGTACCAAGTCAAATGGGTCCTGGAGGACCAGGTCCTCAGATGGGCCATAGTGGGCCTGGACAAATGGGCCCAGGAGGTCCAGGTCAGATGGGTCCGGGAGGAGGGCCTGGACAGCATGGACCTGGAGGTCCAGGACAGCAAATGGGACCTGCTGGCCTAGGTCAACAGATGGGCCCTGGGGGGCCTGGACAACAAATGGGACCTGTAGGGCCTGGTCAACAAATGGGTCCAGGAGGGCCAGGGCAACAAATGGTTTCCGGAAATCCTGGTCAACAAATGGGACCGGGAGGCCCCAGTCAGCAGATGACCCCTGCAGGCCCTGGCCAGCAAATGGGCCCAGGCGGACCTGTTCAACAGATGGGGCCTGGACAACAAATGGGTCCCAGTGGGCCTGGACAAATGGGCCCTGGTGGACCTGGACAGCAAATGGGACCTGGACAACAGATGGGACCAGGTGGGCCCAACCAAATGGGTCCTGGTGGTCCTAATCAAATGGGCCCTGGTGGTCCTAATCAAATGGGTCCTGGCGGACCTGGACAGCAAATGGGTCCAAGTGGTCCTCAGGGTGGACCCCATATGGGACCTGGAGGTCCTGGACAGATGGGACCGGGAAGCGGACAAGGAGCGCCACAGGGTGGACCACATATAGGACAAG GACAAATGGGGCCTGGTGGGCCACAAGGAGGTAATCAAATCGGACCAGGTGGCCCTAGTCACATGAGTGGTCCTCCAGGGTCATTGCACATGGGTCCCACTGGACCCGGCAGTCATATTGGTCCAGGTGGACCAGGACAAATGACTTCAAGCAGCGGACACTCGATGGGACCTGGAGGACCAAATCAAATGGGTCCTAGTGGTCCAAGCTCAATACCCGGAGGTCCGAGTCCCATGGGACCAGGAGGACAGGGATCACAGATAGGACAAAATCCTCCTGGATCGATGGGACCAAGCAGTCAGGGTCAAGGCCAAATGGGCCCGAGTGGACCAGGACAAATGGGACCGACAGGTCCTGGGCAAATGGGTCCAAGTGGCCCAGTCAATCAGCTGAATCAGACAGCACCAGGACAGATGGGACCTGGAGGGCCCCCCGTTCCGGGCAGTACATCAGGACCCGTACAAGAGAACTTGAATGCTTTACAGAGGGCGATTGATTCCATGGAAGAAAAAGGACTTCAGGAAGATCCACGTTATTCGCAGCTGCTTGCGCTGAGAGCTCGGCAGGGCAATAGTATGGGAGAAAAACAGGCTTTCAGTACTCAGCAATTGCAACAACTTCG CGTTCAAATTATGGCATACAGATTATTAGCAAGGAATCAACCTTTGTCTCAACAATTAGCACTCGCTGTTCAAG GCGGAGCTCCTCCTCCAGGTATTGGCCAACGTCCAGTTGATCAAACCCAAGGTCCTGTCACGCCGGGTCCCAGCCCACAAATGGCTGGCCCACCCGTTGTTGGACCCCCTGGTCCTCCAAGACCTGGACCACAAACACCACAGCAACAGCAACCTCAACAACCTGGAGCCAAGACTAACAGAGTTACTAGCATCGCAAAACCAGCTGGACTTGATCCTCTGCTGATATTGCAAGAGCGTGAGAATAG aGTTGCTGCGCGTATCAGTCTTCGGATGGAACAACTCAGTAATCTACCAACTAATATGCCAGAAGATCTTCGTCTTCAAGCACAAATTGAATTGAGAGCATTGCGTGTTCTCAACTTCCAGCGTCAGCTTAGATCTGAG ATAATAGCCTGTACTCGTAAAGATACTACTTTGGAAACAGCGGTAAATGTTAAGGCCTACAAAAGAACGAAACGGCAGGGTTTGCGGGAAGCTAGAGCTACGGAAAAGTTGGAAAAGCAACAGAAGTTAGAAGCCGAGCGTAAGCGCAGACAGAAACATCAG GAATTTTTGAGCTCTGTTCTCCAGCATGGCAAGGACTTTAAGGAATTCCATCGCAATAATGTTGCAAAATTGGCACGTTTGAACAAAGCTGTACTGAATCATCATGCCAACGCCGAGCGAGAGCAAAAGAAGGAACAAGAACGCATCGAAAAGGAACGTATGCGTCGTTTGATGGCTGAGGACGAAGAGGGTTACAGAAAATTGATCGATCAGAAAAAAGACAAACGTTTGGCATTTTTGCTCTCGCAAACTGACGAATATATTGGAAACCTTACCGAAATGGTTAAGCAACATAAAatggaacaaaaaagaaaacaagttGAAGAACAAAAACGTAAAAAG aagaaaaagaagctCCAAGAAAGTGAAGGCGGTGAAGATGGTAATGGGAACGGTGACAGACGAGTATCAGTTACTGAAACTTCTACTGGCCGTAAATTGACGGGCGAAGACGCACTACCCTTGAGTCAGCTGCCAGCATTTTTAGAATCTCATCCTGGATGGGAAGTACTAGATTCTGAGAGCGAAGAGGAAGATAGTGAAGATGAGGAAAACGAGGGCAAGTTTGAGT GcaaagataaatataaagGAGATTCTGAGGATGATAAAGTTAAGAAAACTCTTCATAAAGCTAAAGTCGAAGACGACGAATACAAAACTGAGGAACAAACTTACTACAGTATAGCCCATACTGTACATGAAGTTGTGACTGAACAAGCTTCTATCATGGTTAATGGAAAGTTGAAAGAATATCAAATTAAG gGCTTGGAGTGGTTGGTATCTTTGTTCAATAACAATCTAAATGGAATTTTGGCTGATGAGATGGGTTTGGGTAAAACTATTCAGACTATCGCTCTAGTCACGCATCttatggaaaagaaaaaagtcaaTGGTCCTTTCTTGATAATTGTTCCTCTCTC GACATTGTCCAATTGGGtgttggaatttgaaaaatgggcaCCTAGCGTGGTAGTGGTTTCTTATAAAGGTTCTCCTGCTGGTCGTAGGGCTATACAATCACAAATGAGAGCAACCAAGTTTAATGTTCTTTTGACTACCTACGAGTATGTTATCAAAGACAAAGGTGTTCTAGCTAAGCTGCAATGGAAGTACATGATTATTGACGAAGGTCACAGAATGAAGAATCATCATTGCAAACTGACACAAGTACTGAACACTCATTACCTTGCGCCACATCGTTTGTTGCTAACTGGTACCCCATTGCAAAATAAACTCCCAGAATTGTGGGCATTACTGAACTTTTTACTACCATCAATTTTCAAGTCTTGTAGCACATTTGAACAATGGTTCAACGCGCCTTTCGCTACGACTGGTGAAAAA GTCGAACTGAATGAAGAAGAAACTATTTTGATCATTCGTCGTTTGCACAAAGTATTGCGTCCGTTCTTGCTTCGTCGTCTAAAGAAGGAAGTTGAATCCCAGTTGCCAGATAAAgttgaatatattattaaGTGCGATATGTCAGGTTTACAGAAGGTTCTTTACAA ACACATGCAGAGCAAGGGGGTTCTACTGACAGATGGCTCAGAGAAAGGAAAGCAAGGCAAGGGTGGCGCTAAGGCTCTCATGAATACAATTGTGCAATTGAGGAAACTATGCAATCATCCATTCATGTTCCAAGCCATAGAAGAAAAGTATTGCGAACATGTCGGAATTCAAGGATCTACAGTTACTGG ACCGGATCTGTATAGAGCGTCTGGAAAGTTTGAGCTGTTGGATCGCATTCTTCCGAAATTGAAGGCCACGGATCACAGAGTATTGTTGTTCTGTCAAATGACACAATTGATGACAATTATGGAGGATTATTTGGGCTGGAGAGGTTTCATGTATCTGCGTCTAGATGGTACTACCAAGGCTGAAGACCGAGGGGATCtgctaaaaaaatttaatgatccTGGATCCgaatattttctctttctcttatCCACCAGAGCTGGAGGTCTTGGTCTTAATCTGCAGGCCGCAGATACTGTTATCATATTCGATTCTGATTGGAATCCACAccag gatTTGCAAGCTCAAGACAGAGCTCATAGAATTGGACAAAAGAACGAGGTTCGCGTGTTAAGGTTAATGACCGTCAACTCTGTCGAGGAACGAATATTGGCTGCTGCCAGATACAAATTGAACATGGACGAAAAAGTCATTCAGGCTGGAATGTTTGATCAGAAGTCCACAGGGTCAGAACGACAACAATTTCTCCAGAGTATATTGCATCAAGATGACGCCGATGACGAG GAGGAAAACGAAGTGCCGGATGACGAAACCGTGAATCAAATGATAGCACGTTCGGAAggagagtttgaaaaattccaaaaactGGACTTAGaacgaagaagagaagaagcaAAATTAGGGCCCAACCGCAAATCACGTCTTTTGGAAGAAGCAGAGCTGCCTGACTGGCTGGTGAAAGACGATGACGAGGTAGAAAGGTGGACTTATGAAGAGGATGAAGAAAGATTTTTAGGCAGAGGATCTCGTCAGCGTAAAGAGGTTGATTACACTGATAGTTTAACAGAAAAAGAATGGTTGAAAGCTATCGATGACGACGGTAATGagtttgaagaagaagaagaagatgataagaagaaaaagaagacacGCAAACGTAGGAAAAAAGGCGAAGAAGACGAGGAACCGATAATGAAAAAACGGCGTGGTGGTAGCTCTGGTACATCTGTTGATCCGAAATTGAAACgtagtatgaaaaaattgatcgctGTTGTTGTCAATTACACTGACAGTACAAACGGCCGATTATTGAGCGAACCTTTTATGAAATTACCTTCAAGACGTGAATTACCTGATTACTACGAAATAATTAGAAAGCctctaacaataaataaactgcGGCAAAAAATTGATGAGGGAAAA TATTCCGACTTTGATGAACTTGAAAAAGACTTCATGCAGTTATGTAAAAATGCCCAAATATATAACGAAGAGGCATCACTTATTCACGAGGATTCAATAGTTTTACAATCTGTTTTTACAAATGCAAGACAGAGAATAGAAGCTGAGGGTGACAATTCCGATGGAGATGATAAAG GTGATGGAGATGATGGTTCAGACGGCGATTCAAGCgtaaaaatgaagataaaattTAAAGGTAAGAAAAGTGGGGAGAATCGTGGGGGGCGTAGAAAAAGAGTGACGAGAAAATATATCTCGGATGATGATGAGGATGGTGAGGATAACTGA
- the LOC124178476 gene encoding ATP-dependent helicase brm isoform X5 — MASPSPQSSPMPPPQAPSPMGPPQQAPSPSNPQGSPMGPPQHHPHSPTQGYQGGPPMPQQQQPPPQQQGYPPHPQQMPPNMGPQGPGGPGSGPQQGPATPMGPGGPGQMGPNGPQGGPHMGQGGPVQMGPGGPGGMGPGGPGLMGPSGPGQMGPGGPGPMGPGGPGGQMGPSGPGGQMGPGVPSQMGPGGPGPQMGHSGPGQMGPGGPGQMGPGGGPGQHGPGGPGQQMGPAGLGQQMGPGGPGQQMGPVGPGQQMGPGGPGQQMVSGNPGQQMGPGGPSQQMTPAGPGQQMGPGGPVQQMGPGQQMGPSGPGQMGPGGPGQQMGPGQQMGPGGPNQMGPGGPNQMGPGGPNQMGPGGPGQQMGPSGPQGGPHMGPGGPGQMGPGSGQGAPQGGPHIGQGAPQGGPHIGQGQMGPGGPQGGNQIGPGGPSHMSGPPGSLHMGPTGPGSHIGPGGPGQMTSSSGHSMGPGGPNQMGPSGPSSIPGGPSPMGPGGQGSQIGQNPPGSMGPSSQGQGQMGPSGPGQMGPTGPGQMGPSGPVNQLNQTAPGQMGPGGPPVPGSTSGPVQENLNALQRAIDSMEEKGLQEDPRYSQLLALRARQGNSMGEKQAFSTQQLQQLRVQIMAYRLLARNQPLSQQLALAVQGGAPPPGIGQRPVDQTQGPVTPGPSPQMAGPPVVGPPGPPRPGPQTPQQQQPQQPGAKTNRVTSIAKPAGLDPLLILQERENRVAARISLRMEQLSNLPTNMPEDLRLQAQIELRALRVLNFQRQLRSEIIACTRKDTTLETAVNVKAYKRTKRQGLREARATEKLEKQQKLEAERKRRQKHQEFLSSVLQHGKDFKEFHRNNVAKLARLNKAVLNHHANAEREQKKEQERIEKERMRRLMAEDEEGYRKLIDQKKDKRLAFLLSQTDEYIGNLTEMVKQHKMEQKRKQVEEQKRKKKKKKLQESEGGEDGNGNGDRRVSVTETSTGRKLTGEDALPLSQLPAFLESHPGWEVLDSESEEEDSEDEENEGKFECKDKYKGDSEDDKVKKTLHKAKVEDDEYKTEEQTYYSIAHTVHEVVTEQASIMVNGKLKEYQIKGLEWLVSLFNNNLNGILADEMGLGKTIQTIALVTHLMEKKKVNGPFLIIVPLSTLSNWVLEFEKWAPSVVVVSYKGSPAGRRAIQSQMRATKFNVLLTTYEYVIKDKGVLAKLQWKYMIIDEGHRMKNHHCKLTQVLNTHYLAPHRLLLTGTPLQNKLPELWALLNFLLPSIFKSCSTFEQWFNAPFATTGEKVELNEEETILIIRRLHKVLRPFLLRRLKKEVESQLPDKVEYIIKCDMSGLQKVLYKHMQSKGVLLTDGSEKGKQGKGGAKALMNTIVQLRKLCNHPFMFQAIEEKYCEHVGIQGSTVTGPDLYRASGKFELLDRILPKLKATDHRVLLFCQMTQLMTIMEDYLGWRGFMYLRLDGTTKAEDRGDLLKKFNDPGSEYFLFLLSTRAGGLGLNLQAADTVIIFDSDWNPHQDLQAQDRAHRIGQKNEVRVLRLMTVNSVEERILAAARYKLNMDEKVIQAGMFDQKSTGSERQQFLQSILHQDDADDEEENEVPDDETVNQMIARSEGEFEKFQKLDLERRREEAKLGPNRKSRLLEEAELPDWLVKDDDEVERWTYEEDEERFLGRGSRQRKEVDYTDSLTEKEWLKAIDDDGNEFEEEEEDDKKKKKTRKRRKKGEEDEEPIMKKRRGGSSGTSVDPKLKRSMKKLIAVVVNYTDSTNGRLLSEPFMKLPSRRELPDYYEIIRKPLTINKLRQKIDEGKYSDFDELEKDFMQLCKNAQIYNEEASLIHEDSIVLQSVFTNARQRIEAEGDNSDGDDKGDGDDGSDGDSSVKMKIKFKGKKSGENRGGRRKRVTRKYISDDDEDGEDN; from the exons ggCCCTGGTGGTCCAGGATCAGGACCACAACAAGGTCCAGCTACGCCAATGGGACCTGGTGGCCCAGGACAAATGGGTCCAAATGGTCCGCAGGGTGGACCTCACATGGGTCAAGGCGGTCCTGTGCAAATGGGACCTGGTGGGCCCGGTGGGATGGGTCCGGGAGGTCCGGGCTTGATGGGTCCAAGTGGGCCTGGTCAAATGGGCCCCGGAGGCCCAGGGCCGATGGGTCCCGGAGGACCTGGGGGTCAGATGGGTCCTAGCGGACCGGGAGGTCAAATGGGCCCTGGGGTACCAAGTCAAATGGGTCCTGGAGGACCAGGTCCTCAGATGGGCCATAGTGGGCCTGGACAAATGGGCCCAGGAGGTCCAGGTCAGATGGGTCCGGGAGGAGGGCCTGGACAGCATGGACCTGGAGGTCCAGGACAGCAAATGGGACCTGCTGGCCTAGGTCAACAGATGGGCCCTGGGGGGCCTGGACAACAAATGGGACCTGTAGGGCCTGGTCAACAAATGGGTCCAGGAGGGCCAGGGCAACAAATGGTTTCCGGAAATCCTGGTCAACAAATGGGACCGGGAGGCCCCAGTCAGCAGATGACCCCTGCAGGCCCTGGCCAGCAAATGGGCCCAGGCGGACCTGTTCAACAGATGGGGCCTGGACAACAAATGGGTCCCAGTGGGCCTGGACAAATGGGCCCTGGTGGACCTGGACAGCAAATGGGACCTGGACAACAGATGGGACCAGGTGGGCCCAACCAAATGGGTCCTGGTGGTCCTAATCAAATGGGCCCTGGTGGTCCTAATCAAATGGGTCCTGGCGGACCTGGACAGCAAATGGGTCCAAGTGGTCCTCAGGGTGGACCCCATATGGGACCTGGAGGTCCTGGACAGATGGGACCGGGAAGCGGACAAGGAGCGCCACAGGGTGGACCACATATAGGACAAGGAGCGCCACAGGGCGGACCACATATAGGACAAG GACAAATGGGGCCTGGTGGGCCACAAGGAGGTAATCAAATCGGACCAGGTGGCCCTAGTCACATGAGTGGTCCTCCAGGGTCATTGCACATGGGTCCCACTGGACCCGGCAGTCATATTGGTCCAGGTGGACCAGGACAAATGACTTCAAGCAGCGGACACTCGATGGGACCTGGAGGACCAAATCAAATGGGTCCTAGTGGTCCAAGCTCAATACCCGGAGGTCCGAGTCCCATGGGACCAGGAGGACAGGGATCACAGATAGGACAAAATCCTCCTGGATCGATGGGACCAAGCAGTCAGGGTCAAGGCCAAATGGGCCCGAGTGGACCAGGACAAATGGGACCGACAGGTCCTGGGCAAATGGGTCCAAGTGGCCCAGTCAATCAGCTGAATCAGACAGCACCAGGACAGATGGGACCTGGAGGGCCCCCCGTTCCGGGCAGTACATCAGGACCCGTACAAGAGAACTTGAATGCTTTACAGAGGGCGATTGATTCCATGGAAGAAAAAGGACTTCAGGAAGATCCACGTTATTCGCAGCTGCTTGCGCTGAGAGCTCGGCAGGGCAATAGTATGGGAGAAAAACAGGCTTTCAGTACTCAGCAATTGCAACAACTTCG CGTTCAAATTATGGCATACAGATTATTAGCAAGGAATCAACCTTTGTCTCAACAATTAGCACTCGCTGTTCAAG GCGGAGCTCCTCCTCCAGGTATTGGCCAACGTCCAGTTGATCAAACCCAAGGTCCTGTCACGCCGGGTCCCAGCCCACAAATGGCTGGCCCACCCGTTGTTGGACCCCCTGGTCCTCCAAGACCTGGACCACAAACACCACAGCAACAGCAACCTCAACAACCTGGAGCCAAGACTAACAGAGTTACTAGCATCGCAAAACCAGCTGGACTTGATCCTCTGCTGATATTGCAAGAGCGTGAGAATAG aGTTGCTGCGCGTATCAGTCTTCGGATGGAACAACTCAGTAATCTACCAACTAATATGCCAGAAGATCTTCGTCTTCAAGCACAAATTGAATTGAGAGCATTGCGTGTTCTCAACTTCCAGCGTCAGCTTAGATCTGAG ATAATAGCCTGTACTCGTAAAGATACTACTTTGGAAACAGCGGTAAATGTTAAGGCCTACAAAAGAACGAAACGGCAGGGTTTGCGGGAAGCTAGAGCTACGGAAAAGTTGGAAAAGCAACAGAAGTTAGAAGCCGAGCGTAAGCGCAGACAGAAACATCAG GAATTTTTGAGCTCTGTTCTCCAGCATGGCAAGGACTTTAAGGAATTCCATCGCAATAATGTTGCAAAATTGGCACGTTTGAACAAAGCTGTACTGAATCATCATGCCAACGCCGAGCGAGAGCAAAAGAAGGAACAAGAACGCATCGAAAAGGAACGTATGCGTCGTTTGATGGCTGAGGACGAAGAGGGTTACAGAAAATTGATCGATCAGAAAAAAGACAAACGTTTGGCATTTTTGCTCTCGCAAACTGACGAATATATTGGAAACCTTACCGAAATGGTTAAGCAACATAAAatggaacaaaaaagaaaacaagttGAAGAACAAAAACGTAAAAAG aagaaaaagaagctCCAAGAAAGTGAAGGCGGTGAAGATGGTAATGGGAACGGTGACAGACGAGTATCAGTTACTGAAACTTCTACTGGCCGTAAATTGACGGGCGAAGACGCACTACCCTTGAGTCAGCTGCCAGCATTTTTAGAATCTCATCCTGGATGGGAAGTACTAGATTCTGAGAGCGAAGAGGAAGATAGTGAAGATGAGGAAAACGAGGGCAAGTTTGAGT GcaaagataaatataaagGAGATTCTGAGGATGATAAAGTTAAGAAAACTCTTCATAAAGCTAAAGTCGAAGACGACGAATACAAAACTGAGGAACAAACTTACTACAGTATAGCCCATACTGTACATGAAGTTGTGACTGAACAAGCTTCTATCATGGTTAATGGAAAGTTGAAAGAATATCAAATTAAG gGCTTGGAGTGGTTGGTATCTTTGTTCAATAACAATCTAAATGGAATTTTGGCTGATGAGATGGGTTTGGGTAAAACTATTCAGACTATCGCTCTAGTCACGCATCttatggaaaagaaaaaagtcaaTGGTCCTTTCTTGATAATTGTTCCTCTCTC GACATTGTCCAATTGGGtgttggaatttgaaaaatgggcaCCTAGCGTGGTAGTGGTTTCTTATAAAGGTTCTCCTGCTGGTCGTAGGGCTATACAATCACAAATGAGAGCAACCAAGTTTAATGTTCTTTTGACTACCTACGAGTATGTTATCAAAGACAAAGGTGTTCTAGCTAAGCTGCAATGGAAGTACATGATTATTGACGAAGGTCACAGAATGAAGAATCATCATTGCAAACTGACACAAGTACTGAACACTCATTACCTTGCGCCACATCGTTTGTTGCTAACTGGTACCCCATTGCAAAATAAACTCCCAGAATTGTGGGCATTACTGAACTTTTTACTACCATCAATTTTCAAGTCTTGTAGCACATTTGAACAATGGTTCAACGCGCCTTTCGCTACGACTGGTGAAAAA GTCGAACTGAATGAAGAAGAAACTATTTTGATCATTCGTCGTTTGCACAAAGTATTGCGTCCGTTCTTGCTTCGTCGTCTAAAGAAGGAAGTTGAATCCCAGTTGCCAGATAAAgttgaatatattattaaGTGCGATATGTCAGGTTTACAGAAGGTTCTTTACAA ACACATGCAGAGCAAGGGGGTTCTACTGACAGATGGCTCAGAGAAAGGAAAGCAAGGCAAGGGTGGCGCTAAGGCTCTCATGAATACAATTGTGCAATTGAGGAAACTATGCAATCATCCATTCATGTTCCAAGCCATAGAAGAAAAGTATTGCGAACATGTCGGAATTCAAGGATCTACAGTTACTGG ACCGGATCTGTATAGAGCGTCTGGAAAGTTTGAGCTGTTGGATCGCATTCTTCCGAAATTGAAGGCCACGGATCACAGAGTATTGTTGTTCTGTCAAATGACACAATTGATGACAATTATGGAGGATTATTTGGGCTGGAGAGGTTTCATGTATCTGCGTCTAGATGGTACTACCAAGGCTGAAGACCGAGGGGATCtgctaaaaaaatttaatgatccTGGATCCgaatattttctctttctcttatCCACCAGAGCTGGAGGTCTTGGTCTTAATCTGCAGGCCGCAGATACTGTTATCATATTCGATTCTGATTGGAATCCACAccag gatTTGCAAGCTCAAGACAGAGCTCATAGAATTGGACAAAAGAACGAGGTTCGCGTGTTAAGGTTAATGACCGTCAACTCTGTCGAGGAACGAATATTGGCTGCTGCCAGATACAAATTGAACATGGACGAAAAAGTCATTCAGGCTGGAATGTTTGATCAGAAGTCCACAGGGTCAGAACGACAACAATTTCTCCAGAGTATATTGCATCAAGATGACGCCGATGACGAG GAGGAAAACGAAGTGCCGGATGACGAAACCGTGAATCAAATGATAGCACGTTCGGAAggagagtttgaaaaattccaaaaactGGACTTAGaacgaagaagagaagaagcaAAATTAGGGCCCAACCGCAAATCACGTCTTTTGGAAGAAGCAGAGCTGCCTGACTGGCTGGTGAAAGACGATGACGAGGTAGAAAGGTGGACTTATGAAGAGGATGAAGAAAGATTTTTAGGCAGAGGATCTCGTCAGCGTAAAGAGGTTGATTACACTGATAGTTTAACAGAAAAAGAATGGTTGAAAGCTATCGATGACGACGGTAATGagtttgaagaagaagaagaagatgataagaagaaaaagaagacacGCAAACGTAGGAAAAAAGGCGAAGAAGACGAGGAACCGATAATGAAAAAACGGCGTGGTGGTAGCTCTGGTACATCTGTTGATCCGAAATTGAAACgtagtatgaaaaaattgatcgctGTTGTTGTCAATTACACTGACAGTACAAACGGCCGATTATTGAGCGAACCTTTTATGAAATTACCTTCAAGACGTGAATTACCTGATTACTACGAAATAATTAGAAAGCctctaacaataaataaactgcGGCAAAAAATTGATGAGGGAAAA TATTCCGACTTTGATGAACTTGAAAAAGACTTCATGCAGTTATGTAAAAATGCCCAAATATATAACGAAGAGGCATCACTTATTCACGAGGATTCAATAGTTTTACAATCTGTTTTTACAAATGCAAGACAGAGAATAGAAGCTGAGGGTGACAATTCCGATGGAGATGATAAAG GTGATGGAGATGATGGTTCAGACGGCGATTCAAGCgtaaaaatgaagataaaattTAAAGGTAAGAAAAGTGGGGAGAATCGTGGGGGGCGTAGAAAAAGAGTGACGAGAAAATATATCTCGGATGATGATGAGGATGGTGAGGATAACTGA